From one Amphiura filiformis chromosome 13, Afil_fr2py, whole genome shotgun sequence genomic stretch:
- the LOC140167993 gene encoding uncharacterized protein produces MAESPKDKTSRRKNAVTESPKVNSQKDTTIPQESPTETTSRTNMTLNQKTRDRAHSMATEDMPVCVICHDDFHEPKLLPCLHTFCKKCLQQLAQSGDNKEILCPECLDPQPITTDIEKLPDNTLIQHLNSIILASGKSSKKGGKSKKEKDINCSSCDKDIAAVCRCEDCKEFLCQPCVDSHKSMKALRGHSTITMKEWRKRRDAMAVKPQIAKFCSKHKGEEIGNYCVKCRKAACKDCADLEHSGPTHNCIPLEEAVQQSRQQIENALQNTRQAEAKFRGAWEIMDKRNSKLKETVDNLKKQIQDVMIREREEIAKREEAFLEDLKAVDQEKRKEMNAFYDKLEANLEDFWAAQDLADSVLDLGEDYHVMSLEKVLCERLDLLSSWRPSLPSEDLAEIDFVEEDDELESDHVESIVEEEVEDGEIWEMDGVIGGRGAGEGQFDWCRGVTVSLDGHCVVADWGNHRVQVFNKDRSFKCVLNTSKTMHGRLSMPHDAACLPDGRFIAIDKSKFVRVYDPDGKFLFRFETVCEDNVAKGEAVELSCVAVDRRSRVFVGDVKRNVVTVHYSDGLHIKTIPTVAPSHIAITSQDFVVVSCTQKQKVRVMNFEGKFAFQIDVYGDGEKLRPRGVGCDKDDNIYVVHKERGGEKSVHMYDDKGTYVACVATNLNEPYDVELSPDGRVVVSDDDTVKIFRKVCTT; encoded by the coding sequence ATGGCAGAATCACCAAAAGATAAGACGTCACGCCGTAAAAACGCCGTGACAGAATCACCAAAAGTGAACTCTCAGAAGGACACGACCATCCCGCAAGAATCACCAACAGAGACGACATCTCGCACGAACATGACTCTTAATCAGAAGACTCGAGATCGAGCCCATTCTATGGCAACAGAAGACATGCCCGTGTGTGTAATCTGCCACGATGACTTCCATGAACCCAAATTGTTACCTTGTCTTCATACattctgcaagaaatgtttgcaGCAATTAGCGCAAAGTGGAGACAACAAAGAGATCTTATGTCCAGAATGTCTGGATCCTCAACCAATAACGACTGACATTGAAAAACTTCCTGATAACACGTTGATACAACACTTAAATAGTATTATCCTAGCTTCTGGAAAGTCTTCGAAGAAAGGTGGTAAATCCAAGAAAGAAAAGGATATCAACTGCAGCAGTTGCGACAAAGACATCGCTGCGGTTTGCAGGTGTGAGGATTGTAAGGAGTTTCTTTGCCAACCATGTGTGGATTCTCACAAAAGTATGAAAGCTCTGAGAGGTCATTCCACTATTACTATGAAAGAATGGAGAAAGAGGAGGGATGCAATGGCTGTGAAACCTCAAATTGCAAAGTTCTGTAGCAAACATAAAGGAGAAGAAATCGGTAATTACTGCGTTAAGTGTCGGAAAGCGGCTTGTAAAGACTGCGCAGATCTCGAACACTCTGGTCCAACTCATAATTGTATACCTCTGGAAGAAGCTGTTCAGCAAAGCAGACAGCAGATAGAGAACGCGTTGCAAAATACTCGCCAGGCGGAAGCGAAATTTCGAGGTGCGTGGGAAATTATGGACAAGCGGAATTCGAAATTGAAAGAAACAGTTGACAACTTGAAGAAGCAGATTCAAGATGTTATGATACGCGAGAGGGAGGAGATTGCAAAGAGAGAGGAGGCATTTCTGGAAGATCTGAAGGCAGTTGATcaggagaagagaaaagagatGAATGCGTTCTATGATAAGTTGGAAGCAAATTTGGAAGACTTTTGGGCAGCTCAAGATCTAGCAGACAGTGTTCTGGATCTTGGTGAAGACTATCACGTTATGTCACTTGAGAAGGTTCTGTGTGAAAGACTAGATTTGTTATCATCTTGGCGACCTTCTTTACCTTCAGAAGATCTTGCAGAAATCGATTTTGTGGAAGAGGATGACGAGTTAGAGTCTGATCATGTAGAAAGCATTGTTGAGGAAGAAGTTGAGGACGGTGAGATATGGGAGATGGATGGCGTCATTGGTGGACGTGGCGCAGGGGAAGGACAATTTGATTGGTGTCGCGGCGTGACTGTATCTCTTGATGGACACTGTGTAGTAGCAGACTGGGGTAACCATCGTGTACAAGTTTTCAACAAAGACAGGTCTTTCAAATGTGTACTTAATACATCTAAAACAATGCACGGTAGGCTTTCTATGCCTCACGATGCTGCCTGCCTTCCAGATGGGCGCTTTATCGCAATTGACAAATCAAAGTTCGTGCGTGTCTACGATCCGGATGGCAAATTCCTTTTCCGATTTGAGACTGTTTGTGAGGACAATGTTGCCAAAGGGGAAGCCGTTGAGCTTAGCTGTGTTGCAGTTGATCGACGAAGTCGTGTCTTCGTTGGTGATGTCAAACGGAACGTTGTCACTGTCCATTACTCAGATGGCCTTCACATCAAGACCATCCCCACAGTTGCTCCATCTCACATAGCTATTACATCTCAAGATTTCGTTGTAGTAAGTTgcacacaaaaacaaaaagtcAGAGTGATGAACTTTGAAGGGAAATTCGCTTTCCAGATCGATGTCTACGGCGATGGTGAGAAGCTGAGGCCTCGTGGAGTAGGATGCGATAAAGATGATAACATCTACGTGGTGCATAAGGAACGTGGTGGGGAGAAGTCGGTGCATATGTATGACGATAAGGGGACGTATGTGGCATGTGTGGCGACTAATCTGAATGAACCATATGATGTGGAACTTAGTCCTGATGGCAGAGTGGTAGTTAGTGATGATGATACGGTCAAGATATTCCGTAAAGTATGTACAACTTAG
- the LOC140167994 gene encoding uncharacterized protein isoform X2, translating to MSPFFYIISLYLVHCIPSGYSLRCHICDSFGSSSNCTDAPLEKCSRSEDACVISTTWTGKIFNEMKVTKSCGSSDVCHNIDSNQPICYQTENGWECQLCCQKDGCNSGGNGEAPRPPPYPPVPQPLVERLTATCVPPSDCRSVGQRLLWDDKSSTVLVNEICTSPGSSIQNYHQNYLKREQCNIPSEPGFCVKCCTDDCKNNGSQLQTSHHLLPIVLMTCAFVRWLLASS from the exons GATACTCGTTGCGTTGCCACATATGTGATAGTTTTGGCTCATCATCTAATTGTACAGATGCCCCTTTAGAAAAATGTAGCCGTTCAGAAGATGCTTGTGTTATATCAACAACGTGGACAG GTAAAATTTTTAACGAAATGAAAGTCACCAAATCCTGTGGATCCAGTGATGTATGTCATAATATAGATTCCAATCAACCTATATGTTACCAAACAGAAAATGGCTGGGAATGCCAATTATGCTGCCAAAAGGATGGTTGCAACTCTGGTGGTAATGGCGAGGCACCAAGGCCCCCGCCGTATCCACCAGTACCTCAACCACTGGTGGAAAGACTTACAGCTACATGCGTACCACCTAGTGATTGTCGCTCTGTAGGCCAGAGACTACTTTGGGATG ACAAATCCAGCACAGTACTTGTCAATGAAATATGTACATCTCCAGGTAGTAGTATACAAAACTATCATCAGAATTATTTAAAACGAGAACAATGCAACATtccatctgagccaggtttttgtGTCAAATGTTGTACTGATGACTGTAAAAACAATGGTAGCCAACtacagacctcacaccacttatTGCCAATTGTCTTAATGACATGTGCTTTCGTAAGATGGTTATTAGCATCATCGTGA